Proteins encoded within one genomic window of Borrelia coriaceae:
- a CDS encoding P12 family lipoprotein: MNKNILAVYILVLLCLLSCDINALNELLSRARDKSLEVENTNVEALKVRKENKDFVEKQLDDINLFEAPVRVQKDMQEVFFNTEIPMYFQQGYPYYPQQKEVRIEKEDLVVITREEKEAQTEIDKVKSVLKEFQFGQLIENARELKDEYKDLESSFYHTFLELKAKIELLKMDHSREGKMKYRNEIQKLVQLHNDLNEQRSNLDMIMNQVDSGLSELGSAKGLFENAQKTLKEALIERLKNKSRSYSFPRRDKGGLLAKSAQSYAESALNQLESASSKLAGARGEKKDIEELVKDVRSFL, from the coding sequence ATGAATAAAAATATTTTGGCAGTATACATATTAGTATTATTGTGTTTGCTGTCATGTGATATAAATGCTTTGAATGAATTGCTAAGTAGAGCAAGAGATAAGTCTTTAGAAGTGGAAAATACAAACGTAGAAGCTTTAAAAGTTAGAAAAGAAAATAAAGATTTTGTGGAAAAACAATTAGATGATATTAATCTTTTTGAAGCACCTGTAAGAGTACAAAAAGATATGCAGGAGGTGTTTTTTAATACTGAGATTCCAATGTATTTTCAACAAGGGTATCCGTATTATCCTCAACAGAAAGAAGTAAGAATAGAAAAGGAAGATTTAGTTGTAATTACTAGGGAAGAAAAAGAAGCCCAAACAGAGATTGACAAGGTAAAAAGTGTACTTAAGGAGTTTCAATTTGGCCAATTAATTGAGAATGCACGTGAACTTAAGGATGAATATAAAGATTTAGAATCTAGTTTTTATCATACATTTTTAGAGCTTAAAGCTAAGATCGAGCTATTGAAAATGGATCATTCTAGAGAAGGTAAAATGAAATATAGAAACGAAATACAGAAATTAGTTCAATTACATAATGATTTAAATGAGCAAAGATCTAATCTTGATATGATTATGAATCAGGTTGATAGTGGACTTAGTGAGTTGGGATCTGCAAAAGGTTTGTTTGAAAATGCACAAAAGACTTTAAAAGAAGCTCTTATTGAAAGATTGAAAAATAAGAGTAGAAGTTATTCCTTTCCAAGGAGAGACAAGGGTGGTTTATTAGCTAAAAGTGCACAAAGTTATGCGGAAAGTGCTTTGAATCAATTGGAATCTGCTTCTAGTAAGCTAGCTGGTGCTAGAGGAGAAAAGAAAGATATAGAAGAACTTGTTAAGGATGTAAGATCTTTTTTGTAA